In the genome of Enterococcus sp. DIV2402, the window ACTTTAAATAGAAAAAGATTCGAATTTGATGAGAAGGTTCCTAGAACTTCCTACTATTTATCTCCACCTAAAAATATGAGGAATTTTATTGAATATGTGCAAAAAACAAAAAAAGGGCCGGAACAGTTTTTACAAAATTTAGGTGTATCAGAAAAACAAATTGTATCAATCAAAAAGTTACTTTTACAATAAAGTTGTGAGTAGAGACAAGAAAACACATCTTGTCTCTATTCTTATTCTAGAGGCTATCAAAAATTTGACCGTTGCAACGGTCAATAAATGGTGAAGCGTTTTCTAAAAAATAAGTTATGATGATTATAACAAGGAGGGGTGGCTGTGAGTTCAAAAAATAATCGTGAACAACAACTGTTGCTGTTTCTTTCAAAAAAACAAGAGTATGTTACAGCTGATAGTCTTGCAAGAGTTCTTGATCTTTCACAAAAAACGATTTATCGCTTGATAAAAAAGATTAATGAAACCTATCAAGAAGGACCATTAATTGTATCTGAAAAAGGAAAGGGGTATAGGCTAGACTACGAAAAATATATCAATTACCAAAGAAGAAGCAGAAATACACTAGACAACTTTTCACCGAATGAACGACGGAAACATGTGATGGAACAATTGTTACTTTCATCACCAACACCAATTAATATTCGCCAACTATTCGAAAAATACTTTGTAGGAGATTCCGTTATTTTTAGAGATGAACAAATAATGAGCGAAGAACTTAAAAAGTATGATTTGATTTTAGAAAGAAAAAATAGAACATTAACTATTTTAGGAAAAGAAGTAAATATTCGTAAGGCAATTAAAGATAGCATTGAAATTCTTAATATTATTGATTTAGATGATTTAAAACATAATCAAGAGTTGAATTTTAACAAATATGACGTTTTGTTTGTTTTAGATCAAATACGAGGCATTGAGAAAAAATTGGATATTACAATTCCCTATCCATACAACATCAATATTTTTTCACATCTCTATATTTTGTTAAATCGGGCAAGAAAAGGCTCTTCTCAACTAGCTAATGATGAGATTTCCCAAGAAGAACTTAGAAGAATGGAAGAAAATGAAATTTTGTATAGTGTTGCAAAAAGTAGCGTCAATAATATCGAAAAGTACTTAAATATCATTTTACCAGATATTGAAAGCTACTTTATTTATCAGTATTTAGTTTCTTCTAGGATGCAAGGGAATTTTACAAGATCAACCACATTTTCTATAGAAGTTATTCAAGTAACTAAACTTTATATTGAAGAAATGAGCAGTAGATTAGGGATTGAAATTGAAAATGAAACTATTTTTGTCGATCTTGCGAATCATATTAAACCAATGCTAAATCGATTGGAACACAAAATTAGAATAAAAAATAGTCTTTTGGGACAAATTAAGGCAACTTATGAGCAAATATTCGCTTATGTTCAAGAAGTTTCTTATCTAGTAAGTCAAACGTTTGATTTACCTATCATAAATGATGATGAAAATGGCTTCATTACATTGTATTTTGCAAAATTTATCGAATTAAGTCAAAATCAGCAACCAATAAAAACATTAATTATGTGTACAACAGGTATCGGCACCTCTGAATTATTGCGCGCCAAGGTTGCTAAAAAATTTCCAGAGCTAGAAATTATTGATGTTATTGCATCTCGAAATGCTAAAAATTTCAAAGATAAATATGCAGATATTGAATTAATTTTAAGCACGATTGCCATTTCTGAAGAAATAGCTATTGATTATTTATTGGTAAGCGCCATGTTTACGATGGATGATCAAAAGCGAGTGCAAGGAAAGATTGAGGAGATATATTATGGACACTAATTTATATCGTCAAGTTTTTTTTAATAGTCCGTTACAAAATAAAGAAGAAGTGTATCACTTTATTTCAAAGGAAATATGTCCTGCCGATAGTTCAGTGCAATACGAAATAATGAAACAATTAAAAGAACGAGAAGCTGTAGGGAGTATGCAAATTTCTGAACACGTCCTTTTGCCACATATCGAAAGTGAATTTGTTGAGACGAGTAAAATAGTATTCATTCGTTTAGCTGAACCTATTTTATTTTGGGACCTAAAAACCACAGATATCCAACTATTAATCGTTATTCTATTGAAAAAAAATGAAGTAAATGAAGTAAAGAAACAATTAGCTTCATTTACTAGAACACTAGCAGATGAGGAATATCTTGATAATTTATTGGTAAGCGATGAAAACGAATTTAAAAGGAAAGTAAAATTATAGGAGGAAATCATATGAAAATAGTAGGGGTTGCTGCATGTACAGTTGGAATTGCCCATACGTATATTGCACAAGAAAAATTAGAAAATGCAGCGAAAAAAGCGGGACATGAAATGGCTGTAGAAACACAAGGAACGATTGGTGTTGAGAATGAACTAACACCTGAACAAATTGCCGCTGCAGACATCGTCATTCTAGCTGTGGATGTAAAAATTTCAGGACGTGAACGTTTTGATGGAAAACGAATTATTCAAGTACCAACAGAAGTGGCTGTCAAATCACCTAGTAAATTAATTGAAAAAGCTGTCGAAGTTGTGAATCAAAAATAAACAAAGGTGGAGTGAGTTTCATGGAAGTAAAAGAAATTATTGATTTAAAAACCGTAAAAACACATATGCAGGCTAAAAGTAAGGATGAAGCGTTAACGGAATTAGCTAATCTTTTATTAGAGAGTGGATATATTACTGATATTCCTAGTTTTATTAAAGATATTTATGCACGCGAAGCAGAAGGACAAACAGGTATTGGAAATTACATTGCGATTCCTCATGGTAAAAGCGCGGCTGTTAAAAAGATTGGCGTTGCGATTGGTATTAATGACACAGAAATCCCATGGGAAACTTTGGATGGCAAAGGTGTTAAAGGAATTATTTTATTTGCTGTAGGAAATGACAACGATGGGGCTCAAAATCATTTGAAATTGTTATCTTTATTTGCACGAAAATTAGGTAATGATGAAGTGGTCGAAAATCTATTGCAGGCAAAAACAGCAGCAGAAGTAAAAGCAGCTTTTGGTAATTAAATAAAGAGGAGGAAATCATATGAAAATAGTAGGCGTTGCTGCATGTACAGTTGGAATTGCCCATACGTATATTGCACAAGAAAAATTAGAAAATGCAGCGAAAAAAGCGGGACATGAAATGGCTGTAGAAACACAAGGAACGATTGGTGTTGAGAATGAACTAACACCTGAACAAATTGCCGCTGCAGACATCGTCATTCTAGCTGTGGATGTAAAAATTTCAGGACGTGAACGTTTTGATGGAAAACGGATTATTCAAGTGCCAACAGAAGTGGCTGTCAAATCACCTAGTAAATTAATTGAAAAAGCTGTCGAAGTTGTTGAACAAAGTGTATAGGAGGAAGGATAATGGAAAAAATCAAAGCATTAAATCTTAAAGGGCATTTGTTAACAGCAATCTCTTATTTGATTCCAATTGTGTGTGGAGCAGGTTTTCTAATTGCTATTGGAATGGGATTCGGTGGTACTAGCCAAGGGCAATTGGTACTAGGAGAATTTACGATTTGGGATGCATTAGCAACGATGGGTGGTGCAGGTTTAGGACTGTTACCAGTTGTTATTGCAACAGGAATTTCTTATTCAATTGCCGCTAAACCGGGAATTGCGCCAGGTTTCATTGTCGGATTAACAGCCAATGCTATTGGTGCAGGATTTATTGGTGGGATCATTGGTGGTTTCATCGCAGGTTATCTAGTTGGATTTATTTTAAAATATTTCAAAGTTCCTAAATGGGCGAAAGGGTTAATGCCTACTTTAATTATTCCATTCTTTGCTTCGATTATTGGCGGATTAATTATGGTTTATATTATTGGTGCACCGATTACTGCCTTTACAGATATGTTAACAGGATTTCTTAATGGCCTAGGCTCATCTTCATTACTAGTATTTGGTGCAGTTATTGGTTTATTAAGTGGTGTCGATTATGGTGGTCCTATCAATAAAACAGTTTTCGCGTTTGTTTTAACGATGCAAGCAGAAGGGTTGAATGGTCCGATTACGGCTTTGCAATTAGTGAATACAGCTACGCCAATCGGTTTTGGTCTAGCGTTTTTCATTGCGAAGTTATTTAGAAAAAATATCTATACAACATTAGAAGTTGAGACATTGAAATCAGCCGTACCAATGGGCGTTATCAATATTGTAGAAGGTGTTATTCCTATTGTAATGAATGACATTGTTCGTTGCTTAATTGCTACAGCTATTGGTGGTGCAGCAGGTGGTGCCACAACTATGATTTTAGGCGCAGATGCAACAGTTCCATTTGGTGGTGTCTTAATGCTGCCAACGATGTCGCGTCCTTGGACAGGTGCTGTTGCAATATTGGT includes:
- a CDS encoding PTS sugar transporter subunit IIA — its product is MDTNLYRQVFFNSPLQNKEEVYHFISKEICPADSSVQYEIMKQLKEREAVGSMQISEHVLLPHIESEFVETSKIVFIRLAEPILFWDLKTTDIQLLIVILLKKNEVNEVKKQLASFTRTLADEEYLDNLLVSDENEFKRKVKL
- a CDS encoding PTS fructose transporter subunit IIB, producing MKIVGVAACTVGIAHTYIAQEKLENAAKKAGHEMAVETQGTIGVENELTPEQIAAADIVILAVDVKISGRERFDGKRIIQVPTEVAVKSPSKLIEKAVEVVEQSV
- a CDS encoding PTS fructose transporter subunit IIC, giving the protein MEKIKALNLKGHLLTAISYLIPIVCGAGFLIAIGMGFGGTSQGQLVLGEFTIWDALATMGGAGLGLLPVVIATGISYSIAAKPGIAPGFIVGLTANAIGAGFIGGIIGGFIAGYLVGFILKYFKVPKWAKGLMPTLIIPFFASIIGGLIMVYIIGAPITAFTDMLTGFLNGLGSSSLLVFGAVIGLLSGVDYGGPINKTVFAFVLTMQAEGLNGPITALQLVNTATPIGFGLAFFIAKLFRKNIYTTLEVETLKSAVPMGVINIVEGVIPIVMNDIVRCLIATAIGGAAGGATTMILGADATVPFGGVLMLPTMSRPWTGAVAILVNVVVTAVVLAVIKKDVPAEEADVQMELEEEEIDLDDIQIF
- a CDS encoding PRD domain-containing protein produces the protein MSSKNNREQQLLLFLSKKQEYVTADSLARVLDLSQKTIYRLIKKINETYQEGPLIVSEKGKGYRLDYEKYINYQRRSRNTLDNFSPNERRKHVMEQLLLSSPTPINIRQLFEKYFVGDSVIFRDEQIMSEELKKYDLILERKNRTLTILGKEVNIRKAIKDSIEILNIIDLDDLKHNQELNFNKYDVLFVLDQIRGIEKKLDITIPYPYNINIFSHLYILLNRARKGSSQLANDEISQEELRRMEENEILYSVAKSSVNNIEKYLNIILPDIESYFIYQYLVSSRMQGNFTRSTTFSIEVIQVTKLYIEEMSSRLGIEIENETIFVDLANHIKPMLNRLEHKIRIKNSLLGQIKATYEQIFAYVQEVSYLVSQTFDLPIINDDENGFITLYFAKFIELSQNQQPIKTLIMCTTGIGTSELLRAKVAKKFPELEIIDVIASRNAKNFKDKYADIELILSTIAISEEIAIDYLLVSAMFTMDDQKRVQGKIEEIYYGH
- a CDS encoding PTS sugar transporter subunit IIA; the encoded protein is MEVKEIIDLKTVKTHMQAKSKDEALTELANLLLESGYITDIPSFIKDIYAREAEGQTGIGNYIAIPHGKSAAVKKIGVAIGINDTEIPWETLDGKGVKGIILFAVGNDNDGAQNHLKLLSLFARKLGNDEVVENLLQAKTAAEVKAAFGN
- a CDS encoding PTS fructose transporter subunit IIB — its product is MKIVGVAACTVGIAHTYIAQEKLENAAKKAGHEMAVETQGTIGVENELTPEQIAAADIVILAVDVKISGRERFDGKRIIQVPTEVAVKSPSKLIEKAVEVVNQK